In Clostridium sp. SY8519, one genomic interval encodes:
- the hisZ gene encoding ATP phosphoribosyltransferase regulatory subunit, which produces MKNNILHTPEGVRDIYNDECEKKMILEKKLYEVLKTYGYHQIQTPTFEYFDVFNQEYGATSSRDLYKFFDREGNTLVLRPDITPSIARCAATYFQDEDVPLRFSYTGNTFINNNSYQGRLKERTQLGAELIGDGSVDGDAEMIALSVKLLQSAGLKKFQISVGHVDYLSGLFEASGIDEDMQEEIRTLILNRNFYGVDEIVGKLNLEQNLTELFGLLKSVAMDRAALEQARKLAADYEKIYQALDRLIELDTLLDYYRVSHYVSYELALVSGLNYYTGIIFAGYTFGSGEAVVNGGRYDQLLTYFGKDAPATGFAIIVDQLFTALSRQKIQIPLTKNTRWILYTDKRREDALKDACDLRMSGEKVELMKVTASRPKEIYEAAARRSGIQDLIYYLG; this is translated from the coding sequence ATGAAAAATAATATTCTTCATACACCGGAGGGCGTACGGGATATCTATAACGACGAATGTGAGAAAAAGATGATACTGGAGAAAAAGCTCTATGAAGTGCTGAAGACTTACGGATATCATCAGATACAGACCCCCACCTTCGAATATTTTGATGTGTTTAACCAGGAATACGGCGCCACATCCTCCCGGGATCTTTACAAATTTTTTGACCGGGAAGGCAATACCTTGGTTCTTCGGCCGGACATCACGCCATCCATTGCCAGATGCGCGGCCACTTATTTTCAGGATGAGGATGTTCCGCTTCGTTTTTCTTATACCGGCAATACTTTTATCAATAACAACAGTTATCAGGGCCGCCTGAAGGAACGGACCCAGCTCGGCGCAGAGCTGATCGGAGACGGATCGGTAGACGGTGACGCGGAGATGATTGCCTTATCCGTAAAACTGCTGCAGTCTGCCGGACTGAAAAAATTCCAGATCTCTGTGGGACATGTGGATTACCTGTCCGGATTGTTTGAAGCATCCGGTATTGATGAAGACATGCAGGAGGAGATCCGCACCCTGATTCTGAACCGTAACTTTTACGGTGTCGATGAAATTGTGGGAAAACTGAACTTAGAGCAGAATCTTACGGAACTTTTCGGACTGTTAAAATCCGTCGCTATGGATCGGGCAGCGCTGGAACAGGCAAGAAAGCTGGCGGCCGACTATGAAAAAATCTATCAGGCCCTGGACCGCCTCATTGAACTGGATACTCTTCTGGATTATTACCGGGTCAGCCATTATGTATCCTATGAGCTGGCACTGGTATCCGGACTGAATTATTATACCGGAATCATTTTTGCCGGATATACGTTCGGCAGCGGGGAAGCAGTGGTAAACGGAGGACGTTATGACCAGCTGCTGACCTATTTCGGAAAGGACGCGCCGGCTACCGGATTTGCCATTATTGTAGACCAGCTGTTTACTGCACTGAGCAGACAGAAGATTCAGATTCCCCTGACGAAAAACACACGCTGGATCCTTTATACAGATAAACGCCGGGAAGATGCGCTGAAAGACGCCTGTGATCTTCGGATGTCCGGAGAAAAAGTGGAACTGATGAAAGTCACGGCAT
- the coaD gene encoding pantetheine-phosphate adenylyltransferase, whose product MSIAIYPGSFDPLTYGHLDIIERSAQMADKLIVAVLCNSAKNPLFSTDERVSMIKDLTAHIPNVSVDTFDGLTAEYADRVGATIVVRGLRAVTDFEYELQIAQTNRIVNPKLDTIFLTTNLKYSYLSSTIVKEVAQYNGDISHFVPPSIADRVRSKFSKNKEA is encoded by the coding sequence ATGAGCATTGCAATCTATCCGGGCAGCTTTGACCCGTTAACTTACGGTCACCTTGACATTATTGAGCGTTCTGCGCAGATGGCAGACAAACTGATCGTGGCTGTTTTGTGCAACAGCGCAAAAAATCCGTTGTTTTCTACGGATGAACGTGTTAGTATGATTAAAGATCTGACTGCGCATATTCCAAATGTAAGCGTAGATACCTTTGACGGCCTGACGGCGGAATACGCCGACCGGGTCGGAGCCACCATCGTTGTGCGGGGGCTGCGCGCAGTGACGGATTTTGAATATGAACTGCAGATCGCGCAGACCAATCGTATCGTAAACCCGAAACTGGATACGATTTTTCTGACAACCAATCTCAAATATTCTTATCTGAGTTCGACCATTGTCAAGGAAGTCGCTCAGTACAACGGCGACATTTCTCACTTTGTTCCCCCGTCCATTGCGGACAGGGTTCGGTCGAAATTCAGCAAAAACAAGGAAGCATAA
- the rsmD gene encoding 16S rRNA (guanine(966)-N(2))-methyltransferase RsmD codes for MSPAGNRFHTERNPMRIIAGTARSLPLKSLPGSDTRPTTDRIKETLFNMIQTRVPGSVVLDLFAGSGSLALEAVSRGAEKAVLVENSRKAAAVIQENINFTKFQSRCNLLVMDALTALPTMERRYVFDLVFLDPPYGKELEIQALDYLARSSAITEETLIIVETSMDTDISVYTRDGIYEITKDKRYKTNQHVFLKRVRN; via the coding sequence ATTTCCCCGGCGGGAAACAGATTTCATACAGAAAGGAACCCTATGAGAATAATTGCAGGAACTGCCCGCAGTCTCCCCCTGAAATCCCTGCCCGGTTCTGATACCAGACCGACGACGGACAGAATAAAAGAAACGCTGTTTAACATGATCCAGACCAGAGTGCCGGGAAGCGTAGTGCTGGATCTTTTTGCTGGAAGCGGCAGTCTGGCGCTGGAAGCAGTCAGCCGCGGAGCAGAAAAAGCGGTCCTTGTGGAAAACAGCCGCAAGGCGGCAGCAGTCATTCAGGAAAACATCAATTTCACAAAGTTTCAGTCCAGATGCAATCTTCTGGTTATGGATGCGCTGACAGCACTGCCGACCATGGAGCGCCGGTATGTGTTTGATCTGGTGTTTCTGGATCCGCCGTATGGCAAAGAGCTGGAAATCCAGGCTCTGGACTATCTGGCCCGCTCCTCTGCGATTACGGAAGAGACGCTGATTATTGTGGAAACCTCTATGGATACGGATATTTCTGTCTATACCAGGGACGGCATCTACGAAATTACGAAAGACAAACGATACAAAACAAACCAGCATGTATTTTTGAAACGTGTCAGAAACTGA
- a CDS encoding CinA family protein, producing MIQDAIVAELTRMHCCVSTAESCTGGRIAAALIDPSGASAVYQEGYITYSNEAKHKLLGVSRHTLDTFGAVSPQTAAEMASGCARAAGSDYAIVSTGIAGPTGGTADKPVGLVYLGCYARGTVSVYRNLFTGDRSRIRDKAVQRALEILLCKLKNP from the coding sequence ATGATACAGGATGCGATCGTAGCGGAACTGACCCGGATGCACTGCTGTGTGTCCACGGCAGAATCATGTACCGGCGGCCGGATTGCCGCGGCTCTGATTGATCCCTCCGGGGCCTCTGCCGTCTATCAGGAAGGATATATTACTTATTCCAACGAAGCCAAGCATAAGCTTCTGGGCGTATCCAGACACACGCTGGATACCTTTGGCGCCGTAAGCCCGCAGACTGCGGCGGAGATGGCGTCCGGATGCGCGCGGGCGGCAGGCAGTGACTACGCCATCGTGTCTACCGGAATTGCCGGACCCACCGGCGGAACAGCAGACAAACCGGTGGGACTGGTTTATCTCGGCTGCTATGCCCGCGGGACGGTCAGTGTCTACCGGAATCTATTTACCGGGGACCGCAGCCGGATCAGGGACAAGGCCGTACAGCGCGCCCTGGAGATTCTTCTGTGTAAGTTAAAGAACCCCTGA
- a CDS encoding RluA family pseudouridine synthase: MEEFIIGKHQAGQKSFKYLSKLLGGASSGFLHKMMRKKNIVLNDRKMTGQEILREADSIKIYFSHDTFVKFASHTPAEDFAKPNADPRYRREQIPVVYEDADILVLNKPAGMLSQKAKPTDYSVNEWILSYLLETGSLRKEDLRDFRPSVCNRLDRNTSGLILAGKTIAGLQELSRLLKDRTAAKYYRCVVCGTMQEGRHLTGWLAKDRKTNRVSVSDQELPGSVRIETVYEPIQFLEGCTELRVHLITGRSHQIRAHLASVGHPILGDPKYGDAQRNQEWRRRTGLNRQLLHAWRMEFPDGTTVTADVPADYQTVVKECAR, translated from the coding sequence GTGGAAGAGTTTATTATCGGGAAACATCAGGCCGGACAGAAATCCTTCAAATATCTTTCCAAGCTGCTTGGCGGTGCATCTTCCGGATTTCTGCACAAAATGATGCGGAAAAAGAATATTGTCTTAAATGACCGGAAAATGACCGGCCAGGAAATCCTGAGAGAAGCGGATTCCATCAAAATCTATTTTTCACATGACACGTTTGTAAAATTCGCGTCCCATACGCCGGCAGAAGATTTTGCAAAACCGAACGCAGATCCACGGTACCGCCGGGAACAGATCCCTGTGGTATATGAAGACGCAGACATCCTGGTACTGAACAAACCGGCGGGCATGCTTTCCCAGAAGGCAAAACCGACAGACTATTCGGTAAACGAATGGATCCTTTCCTATTTGCTGGAGACCGGAAGCCTCCGGAAAGAGGATCTCCGTGATTTTCGGCCGTCCGTCTGCAACCGTCTGGACCGCAATACCTCCGGACTGATTCTGGCAGGAAAGACCATCGCCGGCCTGCAGGAGCTGAGCCGTCTGCTGAAAGACCGTACCGCGGCAAAATATTATCGCTGTGTCGTATGCGGGACCATGCAGGAAGGCCGTCATCTCACCGGATGGCTGGCCAAAGACCGGAAAACCAACCGGGTTTCCGTATCGGATCAGGAACTGCCGGGCAGTGTCCGGATCGAAACGGTCTATGAACCCATACAGTTTCTGGAGGGCTGTACCGAACTCCGCGTGCATCTGATTACCGGAAGATCCCACCAGATCCGGGCACACCTGGCCTCGGTGGGGCATCCGATTCTGGGAGATCCCAAGTACGGGGATGCCCAGCGTAATCAGGAGTGGCGCCGCCGCACCGGCCTGAACCGTCAGCTTCTCCATGCCTGGCGCATGGAATTTCCGGACGGAACCACAGTAACTGCTGACGTTCCGGCAGATTACCAAACAGTAGTAAAGGAGTGCGCCCGCTGA
- a CDS encoding HAD family phosphatase codes for MLTDKQAVLFDLDGTLADSMWVWTDIDRTFFASRQIPVPDSLQKDIEGMSFTETAQYFIDTFHLPETLEELKQLWNRMAMERYATEVKLKPGALEYLHHLKRKGIRTGIATSNSRLLLDVFLHRNHLKGLFDALTTSDEVKQGKPSPDVYLRAARKMQIKPDRCLVFEDLPNGILAGKNAGMEVCAVEDSYSADLKTVKQQMADYYIKDFLHMEQES; via the coding sequence ATGCTCACAGACAAACAGGCGGTTTTATTTGACCTGGACGGAACCCTCGCTGACTCCATGTGGGTCTGGACCGATATTGACCGGACGTTTTTTGCCTCCAGACAGATCCCGGTGCCGGACAGCCTGCAGAAGGATATCGAAGGTATGAGTTTTACTGAGACAGCCCAGTATTTCATCGATACCTTCCATCTTCCCGAGACACTGGAGGAACTGAAGCAACTGTGGAACCGCATGGCCATGGAACGGTATGCCACAGAAGTAAAACTGAAACCCGGCGCGCTGGAATACCTGCACCACCTGAAACGCAAAGGAATCCGGACCGGCATTGCCACCAGCAACTCCAGGCTTTTGCTGGATGTGTTTCTCCACCGCAACCATCTGAAAGGGCTGTTTGACGCCCTGACCACCAGCGATGAAGTAAAGCAGGGCAAACCATCCCCGGATGTTTATCTGCGCGCTGCCCGCAAAATGCAGATCAAGCCCGACCGGTGTCTGGTATTCGAAGATCTGCCCAATGGCATCCTGGCAGGAAAAAACGCGGGAATGGAAGTATGCGCCGTAGAAGACTCCTATTCCGCTGATCTGAAAACTGTAAAACAGCAGATGGCAGATTATTATATTAAAGATTTTCTTCATATGGAACAGGAGAGTTAA
- the pgsA gene encoding CDP-diacylglycerol--glycerol-3-phosphate 3-phosphatidyltransferase, whose amino-acid sequence MNLPNKLTMFRVILIPFFVFFLLTDVLGTAGDYLSLVIFLVASLTDMLDGKIARKYNLITNFGKFMDPLADKLLVCSAMICLTDMGRLPAWIVIIIIAREFIISGFRLIAADNQVVIAASMWGKAKTVCQMAMVIFLLLNLPVPGYWIFTTVLTYAALVLTVVSLVDYLIKNKDVMKEQS is encoded by the coding sequence ATGAATTTACCAAATAAACTGACGATGTTCCGGGTGATTCTGATTCCGTTTTTTGTCTTTTTCCTTTTGACGGACGTACTTGGAACTGCAGGCGATTATCTGTCTCTGGTGATATTTCTTGTTGCCAGCCTGACGGATATGCTGGACGGAAAAATCGCCCGAAAATATAACCTGATTACAAATTTCGGCAAGTTTATGGATCCGCTGGCGGACAAACTGCTGGTGTGTTCGGCGATGATCTGCCTGACAGACATGGGCAGGCTTCCGGCCTGGATTGTGATCATCATTATCGCGAGGGAATTCATTATCAGCGGCTTCCGGCTGATTGCCGCAGACAATCAGGTGGTCATTGCCGCGAGCATGTGGGGCAAGGCAAAAACTGTCTGCCAGATGGCGATGGTCATTTTCCTCCTTTTGAACCTTCCGGTTCCGGGTTACTGGATTTTCACCACCGTGCTCACCTATGCCGCCCTGGTTTTAACCGTGGTTTCCCTGGTGGATTATCTGATCAAAAACAAAGATGTGATGAAAGAACAGAGTTAG
- a CDS encoding Holliday junction resolvase RecU, with protein MSTWNSRGLRGSSLEEYINRTNELYKLENLALIQKIPTPITPITIDKQSRHITLAYFDQKSTVDYIGVVQGIPVCFDAKECRTDTFPLHNVHPHQVEFMRCFERQGGIAFLIIYYAALEQYYYLPLRDLNRFWDRKEAGGRKSFRREELDPAYYFQRSGSTLVPYLVPLQYDLDHRPDNS; from the coding sequence ATGTCTACCTGGAATTCCAGAGGATTGAGAGGCTCTTCCTTAGAAGAGTACATTAACCGGACCAATGAATTATACAAACTGGAAAATCTGGCGCTGATCCAGAAAATCCCGACACCGATTACGCCAATTACCATAGACAAGCAGAGCCGGCACATTACCCTGGCCTATTTTGATCAGAAAAGTACGGTGGATTATATTGGTGTCGTGCAGGGAATCCCGGTATGCTTTGATGCAAAAGAATGCAGGACAGATACCTTCCCCCTTCATAACGTTCACCCCCATCAGGTGGAGTTTATGCGCTGTTTTGAACGGCAGGGAGGCATTGCCTTTCTGATTATTTATTATGCTGCGCTGGAACAGTATTACTATCTGCCGCTGCGTGATCTGAACCGTTTCTGGGATCGAAAGGAAGCCGGCGGACGCAAGAGCTTCCGCCGGGAGGAACTGGATCCGGCCTATTACTTTCAGCGCAGCGGCAGCACCCTGGTGCCTTATCTGGTGCCGCTGCAGTATGATCTGGATCACCGGCCGGATAACAGTTGA